The following proteins come from a genomic window of Lycium ferocissimum isolate CSIRO_LF1 chromosome 4, AGI_CSIRO_Lferr_CH_V1, whole genome shotgun sequence:
- the LOC132054800 gene encoding uncharacterized protein LOC132054800 has product MFSTQRRMFTFGEGMISNLLYFKDLVDEYIEKLGFVGVQQLIVVGPSEKYYEIEDGVGNRYLLYLVSDKFNIINIYVVEECDLVVSVPNIVHHSETCAVVASAASDGNSTENEGEDDDEIDLEELDSNFEQIGCFLAQRKQEVTEHLIEYKEIHSGMSFKDIAESRKFYAMVSKKELVLLKSDNNRLRYGCEEGCQFICLISKDKCKEGCRVKILNTKRDCTDKFDNSRVDYLTSTHYFKRKLQDDPKYKVKEMRNDLQATFNLNATHGKCTRAKRMILEKLEGSFNDDYNKL; this is encoded by the coding sequence ATGTTCTCTACTCAAAGAAGGATGTTCACTTTTGGAGAGGGTATGATATCAAACCTTCTGTACTTTAAAGATTTAGTTGATGAATACATTGAAAAATTAGGGTTTGTAGGGGTTCAACAACTAATTGTTGTTGGTCCATCTGAAAAATATTATGAGATTGAAGATGGTGTTGGAAATAGATACCTGTTGTATCTTGTTAGTGATAAGTTTAACATTATCAATATTTATGTTGTAGAAGAGTGTGACCTTGTTGTTTCTGTCCCCAACATTGTCCACCACAGTGAGACTTGTGCAGTTGTAGCTTCAGCTGCTAGTGATGGTAATAGTACTGAAAATGAAGGGGAggatgatgatgaaattgatcttGAGGAGTTGGACTCTAACTTTGAACAAATAGGTTGCTTTCTGGcacaaagaaaacaagaagtTACTGAACACCTTATTGAGTATAAAGAGATACATAGTGGTATGTCTTTCAAGGATATAGCCGAATCTAGAAAGTTTTATGCAATGGTTAGTAAGAAGGAGTTAGTGCTTTTAAAGAGTGACAACAATAGATTGAGATATGGGTGTGAAGAGGGCTGCCAATTTATTTGTCTAATATCTAAGGACAAATGCAAGGAGGGCTGTAGAGTGAAGATATTAAACACAAAACGTGATTGTACTGATAAGTTTGACAATAGTAGGGTTGATTATTTAACCAGTACACACTACTTCAAGAGGAAGTTGCAAGATGATCCTAAGTACAAAGTGAAAGAGATGAGGAATGATTTGCAAGCTACCTTTAACCTTAATGCTACTCATGGTAAGTGTACAAGGGCAAAGAGAATGATCTTGGAGAAGCTTGAAGGCAGTTTCAATGATGATTACAACAAGTTGTAG
- the LOC132054801 gene encoding uncharacterized protein LOC132054801 — protein MESNIPMTKGTSHPLLSHLAMSLAPGGSSTIHYESQMKVLLWNCCGCNSLDFQRNFRAIVAWNNPTIICLTETKMANHYPLMHAVGFTDMFDIAAEGYSDGVVFMWKSDELSMDPVAVTDQEIHVNVQVSPKSDAAGTS, from the exons ATGGAATCCAACATTCCAATGACAAAGGGGACATCACATCCATTGCTATCTCACCTCGCGATGTCACTAGCCCCAGGAGGGAGTTCCACCATACACTATGAATCCCAAATGAAAGTCTTATTATGGAACTGCTGTGGCTGCAATAGCTTGGATTTTCAAAGAAATTTTAGAGCTATTGTTGCATGGAACAATCCTACTATAATATGTTTAACCGAAACAAAAATGGCAAACCACTACCCACTCATGCACGCAGTGGGTTTCACTGACATGTTTGATATAGCTGCAGAAGGTTATTCCGACGGGGTCGTGTTCATGTGGAAAAGTGATGAGCTGAGCATGGATCCAGTCGCAGTCACTGACCAAGAAATACATGTCAATGTGCAG GTTTCTCCTAAAAGCGATGCGGCAGGCACAAGTTAA